The Ananas comosus cultivar F153 linkage group 22, ASM154086v1, whole genome shotgun sequence genome segment TTGGCTTCAACTATCTTTATTCTCTTTACTTGTTATGCTATCACAAATCTAACCAGGTTTGAATTGACGGTAGATTCCTATTCTGCTTCTCATTCAGCATCACTTTAGTATTAGCATCGCAATTTTTGATCTGCGTCATCTGAAGTGATTTGAAAGAATCGCAGCCAAGCCGAGCCTCAAACCAGTTCAACCACTGCTTGGATGTCAAATGTGCATCTTTAAATCACCAAAACTACTCGCGGGCTAATATCCTCAATTCtgttagaaagaaaagaattttcCTTTGCGACGGAAAAATTCCAGATGCTCGGAGTTGTACCTTTTCCTCGAATgttgagaaaaaagaaacccaGAATATATCCACATATTTCTTAAGATGGCACTCTCCGAACAATTGCAGGAGCCCGTCATGAATGAGACTTTCTGAAGTTGATAATGTTTCAGCACGCATTTGGCAAAAGCATTTCCTCCACATCGAgaacttttcaaaagttttataCAACAAGGATCACTCTCGGTTTTGCCTCATGATTCTACGGCAATGTTGTTCGGGCATAGAACTTCGAAAAAAGCCAAAATACCAACAGGCAGATTATTCATCTTTTCCTCTCAATTTTGCATAGTTTCATTTGCCCACCTCTATAACAGCAGCTTCAAAGAATCCTTTGCCCCATGATAGGGCTAATATCTGATCATAACAACTACGAAATCTTCCAAGCTCTTCTAGAAGATCAGCTTTCCATTTGTAGATCCAAATTTGGCACATAACCAAGAAGTTTCATGGTCATTGTAATCTCATCCAAAGCTTCGTATATCTCCTCGAATCTAGGATGGGACGTATCCTCAACAAGAAACTTATGAATGCTCCCCTCCAACTCAATAAAACTATAGCCGGCTGACTTTTTATGTTGTTTGTCTTTCATCATCTTCCATACTTTGGCAACGGAGCTCCACTTGCCCGTTGACGCATATATATTCGAAAGAATCACTTGGTTTCCCGTGTTCCAGGGCTCGAGCTTAAAGAGAAAGCTTGCTGCTATTTCCGCTATTTCTACCTCACCATGGAAACTACAAGCTCCCAATAAGGCACCCCAGATTACTGAATCTGGCTCCATTGGCATACTTTTTATGAGAGTGTATGCTTCTTTTAAGAGTCCCGCACGACCTAGAAGATCGACCATACAACCATAGTGTTCTATCTTTGGGGTAAGAGAGAACTCTCTCTCCATGGAGTAAAAGAAATGCTTCCCCTGGTCAACTAACCCTCCATGAGTGCAAGCTAAGAGGACACCGACAAATGTAATATCATCAGGGGCGATGCCTACCGCCtacattatttgataaaaaCAACGAGTTTTAGTAGAAAAGATTAGCATATGATATACAAATGTGCAATAGATTAGTGCCCTGTTTGGATATCGGAATACGCATGAGAATTTTTTAGTATGAATATAAgtaaggagtttgatttttcactttgaAAACTCTTGGTATTCATGATTTGATAGGATAGTATATTTTACCTACAaagtaatttatcttattttgaaaaaatgacTAACAGTCCGAATATGGTATTTCATTCTAAACATTTGATTACACTCTTTATTAAGGAGATATaccgaataagatattcatgcatccaaataaGGCCTaaagaaaaattgtaaaaaaagatCTTGGGAGCACCAAATAAGGAAAGCAGCCATCAGTTCATGATAATGaccaactcaaaaaaaaaagggaaagaaagaaatattgaaagtaattacattttcatcattcttctTTCTAAGagctttttcttcaaaaatattaattgtttgCGTATCGGGGAGAAGGTATTCAATTTCTCTAGTCGATTTCTTCAATTAGGGTATTTTATAGACATATATCACCACAAATCATCTATTGAAATCATAGTGCATGAAAACAAAAGTATTTGTAACATCTCCTAAAAGCTCAGCTTCTCACAATGCCCTATATTATGTTGGAGAGTCATGCAGTCCATAAGCAAAGGTGGTTTTGCATTAGCTATTTTTCCTCTAACAGCAGACCATTTCTGTAGTTAACTGGGTTTCTAAAGGCCATATATAAgtattttggaaaaataaaacCCATCTGAACTTCAGTGCAATTTGCAGTGATCACGTAAATTCCGACAGCAGTAACAGAACACTTGAACTATATGTTTTCATTTCACATAATTTGTCTAGCGGCGGTTTTTGGTCAtgaaatcatattattcaagaGTTTCTTTATCGCATTCACAGTTCGGGTCGCAATCTCAAATTGGATAAGAGTTTAAGTGGATTCTGGGGCATTTTTCCTGCTAAAAAGCATACAAAGTGGGAGGAGCTCACCAACATCTCATGGAAAAGCTCAAGAGCCTGCCTGCACCTCCCGTGCACCGCCAATCCCATAATCATCGAATTCCAAGAGCAAAGGTTCCTCCTTTCGcccatttcgtcgaacacccgGCGCGCCCTCTCGATGCTCCCGCATTTCGCATACATCTCCACCAAAGCATTGCTCACGAACACGTTCCCCACAAGCCCATTCTCCCTCGCATACCTCTCGATCCTCTCCCCCAACCCCATCGCACCGAGGCTCGCGCAAGCCGGGAGGACGCTCGCGAGCGTCACCTCGTTCGGCCGCGCCTCCCCTCCCTCCCCCCACATCCTGAGGAACACCCGCACGGCCTCCTCGCACCGCCCGCTCCGCGCGTACCCGGACACCAGGGACGTCCACGACACGACGTTCCGCTCGGGCATGGCGTCGAACAGCTCCCCGGCGCGCGCCAGGTCGCCGCCCCGCGCGTACCCGGCGATCATGGAGTTCCACACGGCGACGTCCCGGCGGGGCGTTTCGTCGAACAGCCGGCGGGCGGGGGCGAGGAGGCCGGACTTGGCGTAGAGGTCGATGAGCGCGGTGGCGACGAAGGCGTCGCGGGGGACGCCGCTCTTGAGGAGGAGCGCGTGGAGGGCGCCGCGTCCGCCTCCGTCtccggctccggcggcggcggcggcggaggaggcgagggaggagaagaggagggtgAAGGAGAGGGGGTTGGGGAGGAGGCCGCGGCGGCGCATGcgggagaagagggagagggatcgGGCGGGGGAGGGGGacggggagagggagagggcatGGAGGAGGCGGTTGTAGAGGAGGGTGGAGGGTGGGGAGGGGTGGGagtggaggagggaggaggcgtAGAGGAGGTCGGGGTCGtcggggagggagaggaggcggaggaggaggggttggATGCGCTCCACGCCATGGCGGAGGGTGTACGCGTGGATTTGCTTCGCCTCGTTCATCGCCCGTGCCCGACCATGGGTCCGGCTCGGGTTCGCCGCGAGCCGGTCTTGTTGGCCCGGGCTCCGGCTTAGCGGGAACATTATTTACATCATATTTGAATGCATCATGAAAgagtataatataattattctataattttttttaaaaaaaaattctatgaaCTCCGTAGAGTATTTAACTGTGCATTCAAAATTAGTGCACTAAAAAGAATCTACATGGTTTTGATAATATTTCAATCCAAATGACCTAGttatactattttatatattaaatatacgATATTTTGAAGTACTTAAACCGGTTAAACAATCCAACCACCGTGTGGCTTGCTTTGGATTTCAAAACCAAACCAATCTCCTCCAAACATAGGAAGAACATGAGTTAATAACTTATATTTCACATAACTGCACACATTCGgcttttttggccttttttgaTTAGGGATGTAAATGAATCAGGTCGTTGCATgaattatattattctttaaTCTGACATGATAAAATTACAATATATTTGGGTGGAATTCAAGTCCAcgaagaagggaaaaaaaaaaactgcttgtGCATCTACAGTTCTCATATAGTTTGAAAATAAAGCAAGAATAACGAAAGTTATTTTCATTATTCTGGCAAATTGAGTACTTTTTGGCTTAAAAAGAATAGCTTGGATAAATTATTCTGTCCTTTTGATAGAATAGTCCTATTCCAAAATTCAATTCAAAGTTTTATAaatattgtaaattaaattaaagtaaattatataggcatgatatatttatattataataaattaattaattgtactatattaatacatattaattttttgtacttaaatattacaataaattattatattgatatatacttaaatattataataagttattttgattaattttaagttgaagtagaatttcgaaaaaaaaaaaaatctttactaaatcatattttataataaattatttttagtaaatattttaataaattatttttattagatcaTATATGATTAGGGGTCTCaatgagctgaacacgagcaaACTGAGGTCGGCTCgtgtcgaacacgagctggctcgttaaagcaTCTAGTCGgaaaatttagctcgtgttcggctcgtttattaacgagccaaaTACTACCCGGCTCACTAACgataagttaaaagaattaaaaaagatatgtacagaaaataaatttatgagattaTATGAGTCCCATCAAgttttgatctaatggttgaaacttgTTTACATATACACCGgacatttttataattgagttagtttttatatttaggttagactaaaaattaaataataaaaatttatattatatatataattatttatttatttatataaatataaattatataaatataaaatatatgtatttgagctattatcgagccgaacacaaatAAGctaaccccagctcgtgttcgactcgtttattaaacgagctaaaaaattcagctcgtatttgactcgtttactaaacaagcGACTTTATCTCGAACTAATTTCAAGCTCACCACTAGCCAGCTCGCGaacaacgagctggattgccacccttaTATATGATATCAAATTCATCCATTATATTTTTTGCATTATCTTTTACTATTCCATAAAATTAGCCAAACATATTTTAAGTTATATCTTCGTATAGCAACATTATAAATCAAACACAATTTTACGTTTGCTGTCGACTATTACGAAATAGTCAGTTATTTTAGGGATAGTCAGTTATCTCAATGTACGTTATACGCGAATCAAATGGATCCAAGAGTTTTTAGtattaataaaaaatgataagactAGTGTGAAGGGTGCAGACACTGAGAATATGacgatttatttttattagtagTCTtagaaaatactataattataaaaaatagtcctctaaaaaattatttataaaactaggTCTACACAATGAATGAATTATCGTTTTTAAATACAGTAAtcattcatcatttttttaaaaggattaaaattatttttagtgttTAATATTGTACATCTTTTAAAGTTTGGATACAgagaatatataaattatggtctatttttataaataaaaatagaccataattaaactttaaagttgagtggataattcaaaatatgaaactaaaatttgatttattcaaattcaaactaaaattacaatttaaattttaatttgaatccataaatttaatttaagtttgaaataaaatttgaataaaactttatataaattaaaattttaatttaaactcgaattcataagttagattcgaaatacttgattaaattttaatttttaatttaagttcaaattaaaatttaaaattatatatttaatttttaaattataactcatattttaattaaaaaagttgaaaaaataaatttaatccgaataaatatccattccgtccggattcaactttcaatccgacctcttaggccggattgaaaaatgaggtgattgggggattcccattccgctcgggaatcagaatcggaatgggactcccgcgtaccaaacacctacaaacggattcacctattccgattctgattttagggtgaaaaaaaatgaaccaaacacgcctaaaataatatataattaatatatttaatattaagtattagatattattattattattatatataatggaCATGAGGTCCATGAGGCACATAATATTCTTGTCACGAGGCCCACGAGGTCCACATCAGCTCGTGGACCACATGCTTTCCGTTTTTTGCTCgagaaaaattgtaaaataaaaacttaattttttttaatacgtaaaattatttttgtaaaaggaAAAACTACTCTACGTGAAATtaaataagtgaaaaataatttttctaatgaaAATAACTTTTAGCTTAATTTTACGAGAAATCAAACATATCCTTGCTGAATCAAGCacgataattttatcaaattatttttgatcATATTCAATAAATCATATCCAAACTGATTAGAAATGAAAGGTGATAGGTGATGGATGGGGTAGCTGTAGAATCTTTCGCTCTCTAAAATGAATCCTCGGTAAGTAGAGGCataatatatagagaaattatatcatcactttttgaagaaaatatatggttaattacatacaggttcctacaaatatagtgaattataaatatattcctacaaagttcaattttgatATATTGTTTCTGTgaaagtcctgatattttcaaatatatatctaccattagaatctgttagaaaactttagttaactataggttaaatacttaactccAGTAATTTAATGAGATGATTTGACTTTTTTATTCCTCTTTAATTATGTTGGAATTTTTAAAGAGGAACATATTTGTTagggcaaaaatatcatttcacttacGAAATAAATGgtattttaacggtaacaaaccagaagaatatatttgaaaatattaagaattttataaaaacaatatatgaaaattgaactttatagaaatatatttgtcatttactatatttgtaaggaTCTGCATAaaattactctatatatataataatagtatcTTGAACTAGAAGATTCTCCAAGTTGGCAATGAGAGCTAGAGTGGTCCTACAAACTTTATTACCTTTTATTATCTTCCAATCAAAACCCAGGCATTTGTATGGACATGACGAGTTGCAGTAGGGATCCAAACAGGACAGACAGATCTGCAGATAGAAGGATTCTCCAGCTTTTTCGGATCGGAGccgaattaattattttaatctttGACCCCTTAATTTAATCTTTAAGAAAACTTAAAAATCCCCTGTTGTTTTGTTTCGCACtctctcattttagtaccctgtaatttaaaatatatcaagttaatattctgtggtttcgcactttctcactttaatatcctatgatttaaagtgtatcaagttagtaatctgttgttttatttttatatcaagttagtatcatatggttttagttttatatcaagttattaCTCTGtgaatattaaaccacagggtactaaagtgagaaagtgcgaaaccacagtgtactaacttgatataatttaaaccatatggtactaaagtgagaaagtgcgaaaccacatagtactaacttgatacactttaaaccacatggtactaaagtgagaaagagtgaaaccacaagggggtatttgaagttttctcttaaCCTTTTTAGGACATATTGTAGTTAGGTCTAATTTTTTGCGGATTGGAGTGGATCAAAAATGAAAGGGACCTCCCGTCTTTCGTTCTATTTACTTGACGGATCGAGATAAATTCGAGACggattatatgtttttttttttttttttttttttttttttcagtatacATTTACTGTTTTATTTGGAATGGATCTCGGCAGGAACTCAACCCATTCGGATCCTAGCTGTATGGATGATCAATGTGCAcaacccaaaaaagaaaagaaaatctagTTATTACATTGTTCTGAAATAACCCtctcaattatatatttttttccctgATTAAGATTAACTTTCAGTTTACCAAAAGCAAGTTATTtagcaaaatttattaaattaattgataattttatcaaatttaatagtccAAGATAGGATCAAttctactaaaaaaaattaattaaaaattcaacaatttttttaataaattaactataaaattttgattaaaaaaaaattaaatgttaaataaatgttaattaaacaaataaatttgaatGGCTTATTTTCAGAATGGCCTATAATTGAGGGGATCTCCATACATATTTAGCCTCATATATTTttccaaatatataatttgctgTGCATGTTGAACCTTCCCAGACTATCGTTATCTATAGTAGTCCAATTGTTTCTGCACGCAATGTTTTTAAAAATCGTAAGTTTGAACCCCTGTTACTCTCggcttaaaaataataataataaaatgttccAAACCTTAGGTTTGGTATGGTAGCTTTACCAAAGCCTCCTATATATCTAACATGTATTCAAATGTAGATAGTATATGTTCAACCATTTGATATATGTAAAAGACAATATGGTAAAATAAAATCAAGTTAAAGTAATGTCAAAAATGTTGTTCTTCTACTTAATTACATATGTAAGGtgtaaatattttgattaaatgtTACTTTTTCTACTTAGAATGCCTACTATAAAGGACTTTAAACTTTTTACGTGAAAATTATTAAGAATAGTAATCCCAGATCCACAAACGAAAGAACCGTTGACCTTAACGAGCGTTtccatttctagttaagtttaaattttttgtttcgtGTTCGAACTCCTATAACACAAAAATCATTGCATAAAAttgttgataaaatttaaactattacaGATAATGCATAATGCTCAAAATTTTTACTGGCCAAAGATCATAAGTTTtaacatttgttttttttttttccacatataacaaataaaaatcctCAACATAAGTATATACATAAACATTTTGAGTATTGTAaatgatcatatttaataggtaaaaaattatttaaaaatacccACAACATAGTTTCATATAGGTTGGTAGGTGACCATGCATGGTTCATGCTTGCTCCAGCATATATAATTTTtccaatttatttaaatataattttgaaactcaaaaaattaattcaaatcacTTACCCCACAACATGATAATATCAACCATATATGCATGTCTTTTCTCAATTCTGAAGGGTTCCCATTAATTGCACGGCTCTGCAACGAGAATAATACTTAGGCTGCCTCCCTTGCTTTCTATTTTTGCTACAATTCAGCGATAGTTACGTAAAAATAATTACcagcaaaaaatatatgtattttgaaaAAGTCTAGGATGTAACAGACACGTGGAGGACATCGTATTTCGAACCAGTCAAATTGGTCATCTTGAGTTCACCATTTCACCATAATTTttagaacaatatttttattataattttttttttctttagaataagagatatatatacgaTGGCTGAATATAGATGACGTGGTTTGTTATATGGTAGacttttctctaaattttagcAATCTTATGAACAGATGTTTAAAACCTCATTTAGTAAcgtgttttttttatatattttaaataattttttgtattaaataGTACTGTAGGATTGAACGGTAGATTCTCTGTGTTTGAGCTATATATTGTAAATTGTATGTAAAagctaattttacttttttaaaaaatatttatgtaaaCTATGAGTTATttgtaaaaactaaaataaaattatggtcTCTGGAATTTGAACTTATTCTGACCTTTTATTAGCTCTCAAATGAGCCTATAAATTTAGTAGTaggttaaataaaaattttattataattagtgAACTTTCATGTAAAAGTCATAGTTTGTACAATAGCTATTCAAGCTCCAACCTGGAACATGCAAATTTGTAGGCATCATATAATTTGGTCCCATTCACAACATAATGGAGATCAAAGAAGCGTAATGTCTAGATTCATTGTATCTATATTTCACTggcaaataaaaatatgtatatttattaatatgtTGGCACAgggaatataaaatttttaattaatacatgCACCAACATTGTCTAATGTATCATTATATACCTTGCAAATATATCggcaatatataaaaaaaaccctttttactagacccaaaatattttttttttaacataaataatGCCTGTATTCAATGTATCACCACATGAGTGAAAAAGTCTTTTATGTTCCAAatgaattttaatatatcatATGACAAAATAAAGTGTCAACTTATTAGAGAGCAAtataacaaatttatataaaataataattaaagaattattattttatttttacaatacaGAGAtctttgattaaatttttatttttatatgaaataactgCAAAATAGAAAACTTTGAATAAAACTTCAGTGGAGAGCAATAAAACAATGCCTCGTTGGCTAGTCTTAGTTTTACTTGAATTTAATAATACGTTGAAACTCTACACGTTATTGAAAAGCTTTTCACTAAAGTGTTTTTCTAAAATCTTTCTCTCACATGAGTAAGGTTGGCATATTTTACCGCCTATTAGAATTTCCCACGTAGATGAGCTGTACCAAAATTATACTGCCAACAATATTGGAGAACTAGTTAAGAAATCTGCGTGATATGGCAGGTAGACATTATTATCATTAATTGTTACGACGTGTAGATTAATgtggattttaatattaaaatttatatcagaATAATAATCTTAATACATTATTATTGAAGAACACAAATCCACTTGCCATGTACTACCATTAATTAtgtgcattaatatttttaaaaattatttatttcagtattgaataattaaaaattaaagaataaaagtaaagtatattttttctgAAACTATCTAAACCAAATAACTAAAATGAATAAaccagtttaaatttttttaaaaaaaaaactcattgtaaaattaaaaaagatgaataatatttttctagtaTCATCAGCGTAgaatttataaagaaaaaaatattaaaaaattaattagaatgaAAGTACTATCTTTAATAGCCCTTTGAGTAGCATCTCCATTATCGTCGCCGGCTATGAATAGAAGCTCTCGCTAACTTTAACGCTACAGATACAATTAATAAAGTACTTGATTCCTAAATTTCATACCAGTGGAATCAATAGATAATTATGAGAAGCACCAAATATAAGACTAATCAAAAggtattagaaaataaaaataaatatttcttataTTGTAAAAAAGTTAAACtaccaaaataaatatcttGATATTGTatattag includes the following:
- the LOC109726997 gene encoding pentatricopeptide repeat-containing protein At5g08510, with the protein product MNEAKQIHAYTLRHGVERIQPLLLRLLSLPDDPDLLYASSLLHSHPSPPSTLLYNRLLHALSLSPSPSPARSLSLFSRMRRRGLLPNPLSFTLLFSSLASSAAAAAGAGDGGGRGALHALLLKSGVPRDAFVATALIDLYAKSGLLAPARRLFDETPRRDVAVWNSMIAGYARGGDLARAGELFDAMPERNVVSWTSLVSGYARSGRCEEAVRVFLRMWGEGGEARPNEVTLASVLPACASLGAMGLGERIERYARENGLVGNVFVSNALVEMYAKCGSIERARRVFDEMGERRNLCSWNSMIMGLAVHGRCRQALELFHEMLAVGIAPDDITFVGVLLACTHGGLVDQGKHFFYSMEREFSLTPKIEHYGCMVDLLGRAGLLKEAYTLIKSMPMEPDSVIWGALLGACSFHGEVEIAEIAASFLFKLEPWNTGNQVILSNIYASTGKWSSVAKVWKMMKDKQHKKSAGYSFIELEGSIHKFLVEDTSHPRFEEIYEALDEITMTMKLLGYVPNLDLQMES